GATGAAGATTTCACCACACCAGCCGACAAGCAACTGAGTCGGGTTCCGGTGCCTGATGTACAAATCGAATGGGATGAAGCCACATGCGGACAGATGGTTTACCTGTATAACGAAGCGCAGGTGAATTTTGGCGGCCGTGCGGAAGATTTCTTCGCCAGTATGGCACGCCCCGATAAAGAGCTCGATGAAGGCGAACCTGCGGGTAAAACGCTGCGCATTGCCTCAATCGACATCGGCGGCGGCACCACCGACCTCGCGATTACCCAATATCTGCTGGATGACGGCATCGGCAACAACGTTAAAATCATTCCTCGCCTGCTGTTCCGTGAAGGTTTTAAGGTCGCCGGCGACGATATTCTGCTGGATGTCATTCAGCTCTATATCCTCCCTGCGCTACAGGCCGCGCTGAAAACCGCGGGAATGGCCAGCCCGGATGCGCTGATGGCGAAGTTGTTCGGCAATGAAGGCCGGATGGACGCACAGCTTACGCTACGCCAGCAGGTGACATTGCAGGTCTTCATTCCGATTGGCCGCGCGATTCTGGAAGCCTATGAGCGCTTTGATCCGCTGGATACCAGCGCTGAAATTGAATCCACTTTCGGTGAATTGTTGGAACAGGCGCCGACGGAAAAAGTGCTGGAATACATCAATACGGAAGTGCAGCGTGAACTGCCGGTTAGCGATAGCGTATTCGATATTTTGCAGGTGCCGCTCATCCTCAAACTGAGCAAACTGCATGGCGAATTCCTGTCTAACAAAATGAACATCACGCAGAACCTGCGCCTGATGTCTGAAGTGGTGTCGCTGTATTCGTGCGATGTATTACTGCTGACTGGCCGCCCTTCGCGCTTCCCAGGGATTCAGGCGCTGTTCCGCCACCTGCAACCGCTGCCGATTAACCGGATGCTGTCTCTCGATGGGTATCACACTAATGACTGGTATCCGTTTAACAAACGTGGGCGCATTGATAACCCGAAATCCACTGCGGCCGTCGGCGCAATGCTGTGCCTGCTGGCGCTCGATCTGCGCCTGCCGGGCTTTTACTTTAAGGTCGGTGATTTCCAGCCGTATTCCACCGTGCGTTACCTCGGCATGATGGACAGCAACAATGCGCTGACGCTGGATAACGTGTATTACAGCGATATCGATCTGGATGCGCCGGATTTCGTGCTTGATCCGCAACATAGCTTCCAGGTACGCGGTTCACTCTGCCTCGGTTTCCGCCAGTTGGACAACGAGCGCTGGCCCGCCTCTTCACTCTACATGCTCTCGATTGTCGATCAGGATTTAGCCCGTAAGGTCGTCGGCGACAGTAAATTGCGCGTCCGACTAGCCGTAACGAAAAGCGACGATCAAGACAGCCCCGAGCGCTTTGAGATTGCCGATGCGGTGCTGGAAGACGGCACTCGCGTTCCACCACATCATTTACGACTCAAATTGAACACATTATCCGCTAACGGCTCAGGTGCGACCCATTATTGGATCGATAGTGGGAGTGTATTTAAAAAATGAAACGATTAACGCCCAAACAGCTTTCTGCCCGGCTCCACGGGCAGCTACAGGCCGTCGCGCAAGGTGTTGAACAGGCCATTGGCTGGGTTGAGACCACACGCCAGAATGCTCCGCGTCTGGATATCGAAGCCGATCGTCTGATCGTCAAACTGCGCCGTAATCACAATAAAGCGCAACATCTGTCCGATGTGGCGCAGAAAGAGATTGCCATCGGCTTTTTTGGCCTGTCTCAGGCGGGAAAATCCTATCTGATCGCGTCGCTGGCCGGGGGGGAAGACGGCAAGCTGGAAACCTCGTTTGAAGGGCAACAGCTGGATTTTATCGATCATATTAATCCGTCTGACCGGGCAACCGCGCTTGTCACGCGCTTTAGTCGACAGTCGGGCGTAAAGAACAAAGCCTTTCCCGTTCAGTTGCAACTCCTTAGCGAACTGGATATCGGCAAGATCATGGCCAACGCGTTTTTAAACGATCTCAATCATGAGACAACGTTTGAAGAGCTGGATGAGCGCCATATTGCCGAGCATATTAAAACGCTGCTGATGCACCGTCAGCCAGAACCCGTTGAAGGGATGAGCCGCGATGAAGTGGTCGAACTGTGGGACTATCTCGCACGGCACGATGTTAAACGGCAAAAACAACTGGAAGCGCACTTCTGGCCGGTGGCGATTGAGTTAGCGCCCTATCTCACCGTTGACGATCGTGCCCAGCTCTTCTCTGTGCTGTGGGGCGAATTGAATTCGTTGACCGCCGCATATCGTCATTTCAGCCACACGCTGCAACACCTGTCTGGCACACGTAAGCTGTTAGTGCCGCTGCGGACACTGGTGGATGATGAGTTAAATCCGGCTGACGGCCTGATCGACGGTTCGGCGCTGGAACGGTTACACAGTACCGACGACCCCAGTGTGCTGGTGCGGCCGATCCAAAACGGCCGCGCTGGGAAAACGACGGAGCTTTCGCTGGCAGAGTTAACGATGCTGACAGCCGAGCTGCTTATTCCGTTACATTCACCGCCAAAAGAAGCGCTGTTTGAGCAGGTTGATGTGCTGGATTTCCCCGGCTTCGGTGAGATCCGCGAAACGCGGGA
The genomic region above belongs to Pectobacterium colocasium and contains:
- a CDS encoding virulence factor SrfB, translated to MLATITDYKQRITLIQDSGIQFLDFALKPKFSAEQPNRYVRKSANGPLLHLLYDEHSDKFLLPSATGMPPEVVKPELSISLEQSLKLLENIWLPLPFFRFNPPRTFMGGPDNWARMQILALDTPDQDGNTHRICLAFDTKTYPEGHEYESLAPNANDIKTGGSFALAYHSDELGEFLDETWVDGWLREVFAQRVKALESRDSHDIKVALRGFEYQAHYLNVLDMLGNQLEIPEIRINTSTLQEPAVNVDLILDVGNSHTCGILVEDHADESNGLKQTYELQLRDLSEPHYLYNELFESRVEFSQAKFGKDNFSVESGRDDAFIWPSITRVGREASHMALLRQGTEGSSGISSPRRYLWDEESYAPGWRFSQTDAHSQTEPLATAMPLTIMLNDEGQPLYNQPLEERLPVFSPHYSRSSIMTFMLSELLAQALMQMNSAAQRLKMIHSSAPRQLRNIILTLPSAMPKPEREIFRRRMHEAIALVWKAMDWHPMDEDFTTPADKQLSRVPVPDVQIEWDEATCGQMVYLYNEAQVNFGGRAEDFFASMARPDKELDEGEPAGKTLRIASIDIGGGTTDLAITQYLLDDGIGNNVKIIPRLLFREGFKVAGDDILLDVIQLYILPALQAALKTAGMASPDALMAKLFGNEGRMDAQLTLRQQVTLQVFIPIGRAILEAYERFDPLDTSAEIESTFGELLEQAPTEKVLEYINTEVQRELPVSDSVFDILQVPLILKLSKLHGEFLSNKMNITQNLRLMSEVVSLYSCDVLLLTGRPSRFPGIQALFRHLQPLPINRMLSLDGYHTNDWYPFNKRGRIDNPKSTAAVGAMLCLLALDLRLPGFYFKVGDFQPYSTVRYLGMMDSNNALTLDNVYYSDIDLDAPDFVLDPQHSFQVRGSLCLGFRQLDNERWPASSLYMLSIVDQDLARKVVGDSKLRVRLAVTKSDDQDSPERFEIADAVLEDGTRVPPHHLRLKLNTLSANGSGATHYWIDSGSVFKK